In Elephas maximus indicus isolate mEleMax1 chromosome 4, mEleMax1 primary haplotype, whole genome shotgun sequence, a genomic segment contains:
- the HSD17B6 gene encoding 17-beta-hydroxysteroid dehydrogenase type 6 isoform X2 yields MWLYLVGLVSLYYLLRWYRERQVVSHLRDKYVFITGCDSGFGNLLARQLDLRGLRVLAACLTEQGATQLRSQTSDRLETVILDVTQTESITAATQWVKERVGDRGLWGLVNNAGIISPFGHSEWLKIETYVNILKVNLMGLIEVTLSMLPLVKRARGRIVNVSSILGRIAFFAGIYCSSKYGVEAFSDALRRELQHFGVKISIVEPGYFRTGMTDMQQSLEAVKRAWEEAPTDIKETYGQHFFDACGANGSARDYWTKGW; encoded by the exons ATGTGGCTCTACCTGGTGGGCCTCGTGAGCCTGTACTACCTTCTGCGCTGGTACCGGGAGCGGCAGGTGGTAAGCCACCTCCGAGACAAATATGTTTTTATCACGGGCTGTGACTCAGGCTTCGGGAATCTGCTGGCCAGGCAGCTGGACCTGCGAGGCTTGAGGGTGCTGGCTGCGTGTCTGACCGAGCAGGGGGCCACGCAGCTGAGGAGCCAGACCTCAGACAGGCTGGAGACGGTGATCCTGGATGTCACCCAGACAGAGAGCATTACTGCAGCCACCCAGTGGGTGAAGGAGCGTGTGGGGGACAGAG gacTCTGGGGCCTGGTCAACAATGCCGGCATTATTAGCCCATTTGGCCACAGTGAGTGGCTGAAGATTGAGACCTACGTGAATATCCTCAAAGTGAACCTGATGGGTTTGATTGAGGTGACCTTGAGCATGCTTCCCTTGGTGAAGAGAGCGCGGGGGAGGATTGTCAATGTCTCTAGCATCCTGGGAAGAATTGCGTTCTTTGCAGGAATCTACTGTAGCTCCAAGTATGGAGTGGAAGCCTTTTCAGATGCTCTGAG ACGTGAGCTTCAACATTTTGGGGTGAAAATCAGCATAGTTGAACCTGGCTACTTCAGAACAGGAATGACAGACATGCAGCAATCCTTAGAGGCTGTGAAGCGAGCCTGGGAAGAGGCCCCTACGGATATCAAGGAGACCTACGGACAGCATTTTTTTGATGCCT gtggtgcaaacggttcagCACGTGACTACTggacaaaaggttggtag
- the HSD17B6 gene encoding 17-beta-hydroxysteroid dehydrogenase type 6 isoform X1 — protein sequence MWLYLVGLVSLYYLLRWYRERQVVSHLRDKYVFITGCDSGFGNLLARQLDLRGLRVLAACLTEQGATQLRSQTSDRLETVILDVTQTESITAATQWVKERVGDRGLWGLVNNAGIISPFGHSEWLKIETYVNILKVNLMGLIEVTLSMLPLVKRARGRIVNVSSILGRIAFFAGIYCSSKYGVEAFSDALRRELQHFGVKISIVEPGYFRTGMTDMQQSLEAVKRAWEEAPTDIKETYGQHFFDAYCDLMKQVLSKCNTNLNWVTDCMEHALTSMHPRTRYSAGWDARFFYIPLSYLPTSLADYILTRPWPKPAQAF from the exons ATGTGGCTCTACCTGGTGGGCCTCGTGAGCCTGTACTACCTTCTGCGCTGGTACCGGGAGCGGCAGGTGGTAAGCCACCTCCGAGACAAATATGTTTTTATCACGGGCTGTGACTCAGGCTTCGGGAATCTGCTGGCCAGGCAGCTGGACCTGCGAGGCTTGAGGGTGCTGGCTGCGTGTCTGACCGAGCAGGGGGCCACGCAGCTGAGGAGCCAGACCTCAGACAGGCTGGAGACGGTGATCCTGGATGTCACCCAGACAGAGAGCATTACTGCAGCCACCCAGTGGGTGAAGGAGCGTGTGGGGGACAGAG gacTCTGGGGCCTGGTCAACAATGCCGGCATTATTAGCCCATTTGGCCACAGTGAGTGGCTGAAGATTGAGACCTACGTGAATATCCTCAAAGTGAACCTGATGGGTTTGATTGAGGTGACCTTGAGCATGCTTCCCTTGGTGAAGAGAGCGCGGGGGAGGATTGTCAATGTCTCTAGCATCCTGGGAAGAATTGCGTTCTTTGCAGGAATCTACTGTAGCTCCAAGTATGGAGTGGAAGCCTTTTCAGATGCTCTGAG ACGTGAGCTTCAACATTTTGGGGTGAAAATCAGCATAGTTGAACCTGGCTACTTCAGAACAGGAATGACAGACATGCAGCAATCCTTAGAGGCTGTGAAGCGAGCCTGGGAAGAGGCCCCTACGGATATCAAGGAGACCTACGGACAGCATTTTTTTGATGCCT ATTGTGACTTGATGAAACAAGTGTTGTCGAAGTGTAACACCAACCTGAACTGGGTCACCGACTGTATGGAACATGCTCTGACATCCATGCATCCCCGCACTCGATATTCAGCTGGTTGGGATGCTCGATTTTTCTACATCCCTCTATCTTATTTACCTACATCACTGGCAGACTACATATTGACTAGACCTTGGCCAAAACCAGCCCAGGCATTTTAA